A single Nocardioides bizhenqiangii DNA region contains:
- the rnpA gene encoding ribonuclease P protein component has translation MLNHAPCCATPRGRSAAALRRAPVLSADHRLTRPTSFRHAVKAGRRAGGRTLVTHLAVAEGQADEPARVGFVVSRAVGNAVIRNRVKRRLRHAARARISLLPGGTLLVVRAQPPAAAASYEELAAELDRCLGRSLEVSSDISTDISTVGSGRVER, from the coding sequence GTGCTGAACCATGCGCCCTGCTGCGCGACGCCCCGCGGGCGGTCCGCGGCTGCCCTCCGGAGGGCTCCAGTGCTGTCTGCCGACCACCGGCTGACCCGCCCCACTTCATTCCGACACGCCGTCAAGGCCGGCCGTCGGGCGGGTGGGCGCACCCTGGTGACGCATCTCGCGGTCGCCGAGGGGCAGGCGGACGAGCCTGCCCGGGTCGGGTTCGTGGTCAGCAGGGCGGTCGGCAACGCGGTCATTCGTAACCGGGTGAAGCGCCGGCTGCGCCATGCCGCCCGCGCCCGGATCTCCCTTCTCCCCGGCGGCACGCTGCTCGTCGTACGGGCCCAGCCTCCGGCCGCGGCGGCGTCGTACGAGGAACTCGCGGCCGAGCTGGACCGTTGCCTGGGCAGGAGCCTCGAGGTCAGCTCGGACATCAGCACGGACATCAGCACGGTCGGCTCCGGACGGGTGGAGCGGTGA